A region from the Symphalangus syndactylus isolate Jambi chromosome 2, NHGRI_mSymSyn1-v2.1_pri, whole genome shotgun sequence genome encodes:
- the LOC129465471 gene encoding thioredoxin-like gives MVKQIESKFAFLEGSEAAGDKLIMAGFSATWRGPCKKIKLFFHSLFEKYSNMVFSEVHVADCQDVASECEVKCMPTFQFFFCCLFFFKKGQKVGEFSGANKEKLEATINELL, from the exons ATGGTGAAGCAAATTGAGAGCAAGTTTGCTTTTCTGGAAGGCTCGGAGGCTGCAGGTGATAAACTTATCATGGCTGGCTTCTCAGCCACGTGGCGTGGGCCTTGCAAAAAGATCAAGCTTTTCTTTCATTCCCTCTTTGAAAAGTATTCCAACATGGTATTCTCTGAAGTACATGTGGCTGACTGTCAGGATGTTGCTTCAGAATGTGAAGTCAAATGCATGCCAaccttccagttttttttttgttgtttgttt TTTTTTAAGAAGGGACAAAAGGTGGGTGAATTTTCTGGAGCTAATAAGGAAAAGCTTGAAGCCACCATTAATGAATTACTCTAA